The genomic window CTAGAAGATATCCAGCAATTAAAGAAGATTTTATTTGACCCACAAGGTTTTGGTGTGATTATGGCTGCTATGGATGCTTCATCATGGATCAATGAAAAAATGAACAAATGGTTAGGTGAAAAAAACGTAGCAGATAAGCTTTCTCAATCTGTACCAAACAATATTACTTCGGAAATGGGTCTGGCGCTATTGGATGTCGCAGATGTGATTCGTCCTTATCCAGAATTAATTGAATATTTACAACATGTAAAAGATGATAACTTTTTGGATGAACTGATTAAGTTTGATGGTGGACAGGAAACCCAAGACGCTATCTATGCTTATCTCAACAAATACGGAATGCGATGTGCTGGAGAAATCGATATTACTAAAACTCGTTGGAGTGAAAAACCAACTACACTTGTCCACATGATTCTCAATAACATCAAAGAATTTGAGCCTAATTCTGGCAATCGGAAATTTGAGCAAGGGCGACAGGAAGCTTGGAAAAAAGAACAAGAGTTATTAGATCGATTGAAGCAATTACCGGATGGTAAACGAAAAGCCAAAGAGACAAAACGAATGATCAGCCTAATACGGAATTTCATCGGTTATCGTGAATATCCAAAATACTTCATGATTAATCGCTACTTCGTTTATAAGCAGGCTTTACTGAAAGAAGCCGAACAACTCGTACAAGCCAGCGTTATTCATGAAAAAGAAGATATATACTATCTCACTTTTGAAGAACTTCACGAAGTCGTACGTACAAACAAACTGGATTACCAGATCATCAGCAAACGAAAAGACGAATACAAATTATATGAAAAACTAACTCCCCCACGTGTTATCACGTCTGATGGTGAAATTATTGCTGGTGAGTACAAACGAGAAAATCTCCCAGCCGAAGCTATTTTAGGTCTGCCTGTTTCTTCCGGAGTTATAGAGGGACGAGCACGTGTCATCTTAAACATGGAAGATACTGATTTAGAAGATGGAGATATATTAGTCACCTCCTTTACTGACCCTGGCTGGACACCATTATTTGTATCCATAAAAGGTCTAGTCACCGAAGTTGGTGGACTGATGACCCATGGAGCAGTTATCGCACGTGAATATGGCTTACCAGCAGTTGTCGGTGTGGAAAATGCTACGAAGATGATCAAGGATGGACAAAGGATCAGGGTGAATGGAACAGAAGGGTATATAGAAATACTATAATTCTTTACATTTAAATCATAAAAGAAGAGAATGCGAATTAGGAGAATCATTGACATCATGGTGCTTTACGGTCTATGTTAAGAACCCTGTCACTAGGACATATAAGGGGGAAGTGACTGAAGATCGATATTAATGTCTGTTAAGATTATCTTGAAATCGAGTCTTCTGTTAAAGGGCGCGTTTATTGAAGAACGCGTCTTTATTGATCCTGGTTGGACGCCATTATTTACTTCAGTGGTTGGACTCATAACAGAAGTCGGTGGAATGATTACTCACGGCTCCGTGGTTGCACGTGAATACGGTATTCCAGCAGTTGTTGGAATCGAAAAAGCAACGGAAATTATTAAAGATGGTGAATAAATACGAGTGGATGGAACTAATGGCTTCGTGCAAATATTGGACGGTGGTTCAAGTGAATAAATCAGTTATCTTTTTGGGGTTGCGTTAGACAGAATAACAGGAGTCGTTTGGTCACCAAATATTCTGGTTCTTCAAATAGGAAGAAGGAGAGTGATTGAACATGGATATTCAAGACGCAGTGAATATCGGGCATCGATTAGGGTCAGATTTACGGCAGGCCGGAATCAAGACTTTTGAAGAGCTTCAAAAAATAGGATTTCGTGAAGCATGTCGTTACGGGCTGTAGCGCCAGATAGAGACTGCACCCATTCGCTGCTTGCATTAGCAGGAGCAATTGAGGGTGTCCGTTGGACCCAGCTCCCGGTCGAAGTACGCAAGAGAGTAAAAATAGACGCGCTTAATGGGAATTTTGGAAAGCGATAATACATTGTTTTCATACATTCCACCCTCCAAATCAAAAGGTTGGCTCGGTTATGAAGAATAAAATTTATCATATGCCAGGGCAGCAGTATTATAATGTGGCAAAAGAGGAAGAGATGTTTTGTAGTAAGGAAGAGGCACAAAAAGCCGGGTATAGGCCTAGTAAGCGATAAAAGTATGAAAAACGCTTAGATTCGTTCAAGCGTTTTTTTATCGGAGTTTTCTAATAAAATCATGGCGAAATTCCAATACTAATAAAAAAGAGGTGATTTTAGTGGGAAAATGGAATAAACAGGCGGCATCGAATAATAATTTGCCATCAAACACAATCCGGTCATCTGAACTCCTGTTAGGTAAAAAAGCAGACCATGAATTTTCAGAGGAGCTGTCCGATGGCGCAGAAAGAAATCGAAACATTCAGACACTTAATAACAGTCCTAAATAGAAAAAGCTGATGCAACGGTGGCGATGAAATAATCGTCACCATGAACTTATTTTTGATGGCACAGTACATGATAAAGACACTTCGCTTCCAATTGGAATACCACTAATCTCATGTATTACTCTTTATGGCAAAATTAGAAAACTTAGTGAAAAGGATATCGATATTAAGGTTAAGTTAAGACATCTTGGCTACGGTACCTCTATTAATATAGGATGCATTCCCAAAGTGTGTTTATAAATTCTTATTAGAAGAATTTCCAGTCGGGCCACATATAAAATGCCTTATAAATAATATAGTTTATTAAATTATGACATTCATAGAGTGTCTTTTTGGATTTGAGTCAATATTTTGGACACTAAAAAGTTAAATCTTAAGCTGTATTCCTAATTCGATCTTCAATGGCTTGTGGGGTTTGATAGCCTAAGCTGCTGTGAATTCTTTTTCGGTTATACCAACCTTCAATGAATTGGAACATTGCTAATTTAGCTGTTTGATAGTCTAGATATTGTACGTGGTTGACTTCTTCCTTTTTTAATAAAGCATGAAAGGATTCAATACAGGCATTATCGTACGGGCAACCTTTCTGACTAAAGGATTGCTTAATATGATGGTTTTGGATATGTTGAGTAAACTCACTGCTTGTATATTGTGAGCCAAGATCTGTATGAAGAACTAAGCCCTCCGAGGGCTTTTGTGAAATGTGTGCGTTATTGAAAGCTTTTATGACCAGTTCTGTCGTCATTGAACGAGAAAATGAATACCCTACTATTTTCTTAGAATGAAGGTCCAATACCGAAGCTAAATAACACCATCCGTCTTTTAACGTGTGGATATACGTAATATCTGCTACCCATTTCTCATTAATGGTCTGAGTAGTGAAGTCTCGTTTTAGCAAATTATCCAATTGAATAACCTTTTCTATAGATGTATAGGGACGGTATTTTTTCTTAGTAATAGATCGAATTCTTGCCTTGCTCATTAAACGTTGAACACGCTTTAGACTTAGGGAAAACCCTTTGGTTAATAAGCTTTCATGAATCTTTGGAGCCCCATATCGTCCCTTGCTTTCCAGGTAAATGAGATGAATTTCCTTCGTGAGTTCTTGGTTTTCCTGTTCGCGATTTGATACGACTATTTGAAGGGACTGATAATGGCTGCTTCTTGGGATTTCTAGTATTTCACACATCCTCTGTACGGGGTATTGTTTCTTGTGTTCCTCAATAAATTCGGTAAGATCTGTCTCGGTTACTTTTTCGCGAATATGGCCATAGCCTTTTTTAAGATTTCAACTTCTTGCTTTAACCGAAGGTTTTCCTTCTGTATGGCGGCTAATTCCTTTGGAGTCATGGACTCTTCCCCTAAACCGATTGGAGTAAATTCTTTAACCCATTTATAAATGGTAACTTCTGATACGCCATATTCGCCGCTTAATTCTCTGACCGAATCACCCGAGTGATAAAGATCTACTATAGTCTTCTTGAATTCATTATTATATTTTTTACCTGTATTCTTACGTTCCAAGACGGACACATCCTCTCAAAAATCATTGTAAGGACTTAACTAAAAAGTGTCCATGAAACTATACTAACTCCATTTTTTATGTTTATTTTTTGATTAATTGTTCTTTGTAAAGTAATGGCAGTTAATTGAAGTTTATTACTCTATAAATAAACCATAATTAACAAATTAGATTTTCTCCTAATGAAATGGGTAACTTTAATTAGACAGACTTCCTCTTGTTCAACTAATGCATAAATGCACAAAAATGAACCTCCCTATAAAAGGAAAGTCCCTGGAATTGAATAATATATTTCATAATAAAAACCTCATTTAGATGCGTTACGGTAAAGCGTATCACAAGTTAAGCAAATAACAGCTTATGTATTTCCTTGTTATTCAGCAATCGGGCTCTATTATGCAATAACTAGATCAGATTTATACGACTTTATTGTTATATTTTTAAGTGTAGTGAAGTATTAATTTTAACCCCGTCCTGAAATCAGAACGGGGTTATGCATGTTTAAGGTTCTAAAATTAGATAACTTTATTGTCACTTTTCACAAATTCCTTCTTAACTGCTTCAGACTCCCTTTGTAATTATTTTGGTACCGACTGACAGCTTCGACTTGAACTTACTGATAATTTGGATTCCAGATACGCGCCTTATAAAAAGAACCACCCTTTAGTACACGCTTGTCTGATGGCAAGTAAAAATCAACGGTATCTGTAGTCCAGGAATATTTCGTGCCTGCCCTAGGCACTGCCAATACGACCTGACCTGAAGGCTGATTGCCTATGCTTTTGACAGATTTGCGACTAATCTCGCTGGCTCCCTCGTAATCTTCTAACCAAGCATTAGTCGACTTGCTGTATTGATAGACTTTCGTGTTCGAAGTTACCCACATTTTATCGGTGTCTCCATATACGGGAGACAAGTCATGCCCACCGAAAGTTGGAATACTGCTCCTGCTAATCTCTTCCAGTTGTGGATCTTCAGGTGTGCCTTTCACTTTGAGTGAAACCAAGTAGAGGTCACCCAACGCCCACAGTACTTCCCGTTCTGGATCCCATAATACGCCATGTGCACCTTGAAGATAATACTCGGTATACTTGGAAGAATCCGGTCCTTGTGAAGCAGTATAGACCCTAACAAAGTTCCCGTGACTTGATGCAGCAGCAATGTTTCCATCCGGCAACAGCTCCGCGGCATGCGGGTTGCCTCCTACATTGTGTCCCCATACCCGTTTTCCTGAAGGATATTTCACCATCGCTACCAATCCAGCTGAATCCGTCACAAGCATATATTTTCCGCCATTTTCCCCTTTACGGAGCTTTACACCGCTTGGTGTTCCCCATGCTGACGTCAGTTCTTCGAATCCGTTTTCTATAGTCGGAGCCCAAGACCATTTCAAGGCGTTTTTGTCGTTCCAATCACTCTTTTTCGTGTCGAAAACGAGAATTTGATCAGATTCTTGATCCGTAACCGCTACCCAATAATCGCTTTGCTTGTTATCCTCGGCATAAGCTTGTCCATAATTGGCACCGGACATGACCACTGATATACTTATCACTACCGCTACAACCAACACCAACTTTTTCCAATAATTGATCAACCATCATCTCTCCCTTTTCCTATTATGCTTTTATTTGGTATTCTCCCTGATGATACTCCGCCTTTGTTAAACGCATGTAAATACAGTCTAAATAATTTACAAATTCTGATTTTTCGAAGTAGCTGCAAACGAATTGAGCTACCGAGGACTTGAGTTTAAGAACGGGGGATATGCGGCAACTCCTTTTCATATTCAACAATAGGGCCATTTTCTTGAATAAGACTTCCAATCAAAAGTGAAAAATGGGATTTAGACTATAATTTTCTGATATTTCGAATTTCTAATATAAAAATAAAAAAACACTTGAACCTTACGTCGCGTAATGGGGTATCGTAAAGTTACCGGTAAAAATAATCGCGCGAAATGAGAGGATGACCATTAGACGCACAAAATATTGGAAAGTTGGAGATCTAGCAAAATTAACTGGATTAACGATTCGAACGTTACGATATTATGATCAAATCTGTTTGTTTCGCCATCCGGATATTCTGAATTCGGACACAGGTTGTATGTCGAAAATGACATTCTACGTTTACAGCAAATTCTTACGTTAAAAGACCTGGGTTTATCGCTCGACGAGATTAAATCTATTCTGGCTGATGACGATTACGATCCATTCGAAGTTGTTAAACTCCAGATAGATCGCCTTAAAGAAAACATCAGAAACCAGCAGAAGCTTTTAAAAGAATTACAAAATGTATCAAGCCTTATGCGAATGGAAGAACCTGTGACGGTTGAAGATTTTACACAACTATTAAGAATGATGAAAAAGAATCATGAAAACTATTTCACTGAACGGCGGAGAAGTATGGAACGCCACTTCGACCTGCTTGGGAACTTCCTTATCAAGCATCCTAATCAACCAGACCAGAGGAGGAAAAAATAATGAAGAAACGCTTTGTAACTCACGATACTTTTACGATTGAAAAGAATTATAATGTTTCACCTGAACGAGTGTTCACAGCCTGGTTGGACTCTGAAGAAAAGGCCCAGTGGTTTCAAAAGGCTGAGGAATTTGATTTTCGAGTCGACGGACGTGAGCGTAATATAGGTGGACCTCCAGGGGGACCAGTATTCACCCAAGATGCACGGTATTTAGAAATCGTTCCTGACCAGCGTATCGTCTATTCCTACACGATGGATATGGATGAAACACGGGTATCCGTATCCGTAACAACGGTAGAATTCAAGCCTGCAGAAGACGGGACCCAGTTGATTTTCACAGA from Bacillus sp. F19 includes these protein-coding regions:
- a CDS encoding DUF6528 family protein — encoded protein: MLVVAVVISISVVMSGANYGQAYAEDNKQSDYWVAVTDQESDQILVFDTKKSDWNDKNALKWSWAPTIENGFEELTSAWGTPSGVKLRKGENGGKYMLVTDSAGLVAMVKYPSGKRVWGHNVGGNPHAAELLPDGNIAAASSHGNFVRVYTASQGPDSSKYTEYYLQGAHGVLWDPEREVLWALGDLYLVSLKVKGTPEDPQLEEISRSSIPTFGGHDLSPVYGDTDKMWVTSNTKVYQYSKSTNAWLEDYEGASEISRKSVKSIGNQPSGQVVLAVPRAGTKYSWTTDTVDFYLPSDKRVLKGGSFYKARIWNPNYQ
- a CDS encoding TfoX/Sxy family protein — its product is MDIQDAVNIGHRLGSDLRQAGIKTFEELQKIGFREACRYGL
- a CDS encoding IS3 family transposase (programmed frameshift), which produces MERKNTGKKYNNEFKKTIVDLYHSGDSVRELSGEYGVSEVTIYKWVKEFTPIGLGEESMTPKELAAIQKENLRLKQEVENLKKGYGHIREKVTETDLTEFIEEHKKQYPVQRMCEILEIPRSSHYQSLQIVVSNREQENQELTKEIHLIYLESKGRYGAPKIHESLLTKGFSLSLKRVQRLMSKARIRSITKKKYRPYTSIEKVIQLDNLLKRDFTTQTINEKWVADITYIHTLKDGWCYLASVLDLHSKKIVGYSFSRSMTTELVIKAFNNAHISQKPSEGLVLHTDLGSQYTSSEFTQHIQNHHIKQSFSQKGCPYDNACIESFHALLKKEEVNHVQYLDYQTAKLAMFQFIEGWYNRKRIHSSLGYQTPQAIEDRIRNTA
- a CDS encoding SRPBCC family protein, which codes for MKKRFVTHDTFTIEKNYNVSPERVFTAWLDSEEKAQWFQKAEEFDFRVDGRERNIGGPPGGPVFTQDARYLEIVPDQRIVYSYTMDMDETRVSVSVTTVEFKPAEDGTQLIFTEQGAFLDGHDSPADRLHGTKFLLDKLGEYLQKESTVEKNQ